From a region of the Streptomyces sp. NBC_01454 genome:
- a CDS encoding gas vesicle protein has protein sequence MTDVDHRPGAPPANGPGTTNLADILERVLDKGIVIAGDIKIDLLDIELLTIRLRLFVSSVETARKAGIDWWETDPALSSRAADSELRAENRELRERVQALESADGNGSAHSARTRDTAGT, from the coding sequence ATGACCGATGTCGACCACCGGCCGGGCGCTCCGCCCGCCAACGGCCCGGGCACCACCAACCTCGCCGACATCCTCGAACGCGTCCTGGACAAGGGCATCGTCATCGCCGGCGACATCAAGATCGACCTGCTGGACATCGAGCTCCTCACCATCAGACTGCGGCTGTTCGTGTCCTCGGTGGAGACGGCCAGGAAGGCCGGCATCGACTGGTGGGAGACGGATCCCGCGCTCAGTTCCAGGGCGGCGGACAGTGAACTGCGCGCGGAGAACCGCGAGTTGCGCGAGCGGGTGCAGGCGCTGGAGTCCGCCGACGGAAACGGCTCGGCACACTCCGCACGGACGAGGGACACGGCCGGCACATGA
- a CDS encoding GvpL/GvpF family gas vesicle protein: MTTTQHAATPANGTTDETATYVYAVCRQLAPAGLSALPGLAEGFPVRALRCGTLTAVVQHVPAADFSQEAWEQRLADRTELERCARAHHEVVVAAAAGGPTAPLALATLYRSDERAREALGEDAARFAAVLDRIEGHAEWGVKVSLPAGSPRPPADPPPDGPQPDAKSAPGAGRAYLERKRGLHRAREHRHDRALQTAEDVDAALSRLATAARRLRTHGQEMTGTAARRQILNAAYLLPHERTEDLAAAVAAWRARTGAEIELSGPWVPYSFVGEV, encoded by the coding sequence ATGACGACGACGCAGCACGCCGCAACCCCGGCGAACGGGACGACCGACGAGACCGCCACCTACGTCTATGCCGTGTGCCGGCAACTCGCGCCGGCCGGGCTGTCCGCGCTGCCGGGGCTCGCCGAAGGCTTCCCCGTACGGGCTCTGCGATGCGGCACGCTCACGGCGGTCGTCCAGCACGTCCCCGCGGCGGACTTCTCCCAGGAAGCCTGGGAGCAGCGGCTCGCGGACCGTACGGAACTCGAACGGTGCGCACGGGCACACCACGAGGTGGTGGTCGCGGCCGCCGCCGGCGGGCCCACGGCACCGCTGGCGCTCGCCACCCTCTACCGGAGCGACGAGCGGGCGCGCGAGGCCCTCGGGGAGGACGCGGCCCGCTTCGCCGCGGTGCTGGACCGCATCGAGGGACACGCCGAGTGGGGCGTGAAGGTGTCGCTTCCCGCCGGGTCCCCCCGGCCGCCCGCCGACCCGCCCCCGGACGGTCCGCAGCCCGACGCGAAGTCCGCCCCCGGCGCGGGCCGCGCCTATCTGGAACGCAAGCGGGGACTCCACCGGGCACGGGAACACCGCCACGACCGCGCACTGCAGACCGCCGAAGACGTCGATGCCGCGCTGAGCCGCCTGGCCACCGCGGCCCGCCGGCTGCGCACGCACGGCCAGGAGATGACGGGGACCGCGGCCCGGCGGCAGATCCTCAATGCCGCCTACCTGCTTCCGCACGAACGCACGGAGGACCTGGCGGCGGCGGTGGCGGCCTGGCGTGCACGGACCGGGGCCGAGATCGAGCTGTCCGGGCCCTGGGTGCCGTACTCCTTCGTCGGGGAGGTGTGA
- a CDS encoding gas vesicle protein — protein MSAHEPVPWETPGPLVGPLGVPLVDLLDRLLSTGVVVSGDLVIAIADVPLVRLSLHALLSSVSERMPAPWADGGPL, from the coding sequence GTGTCCGCGCACGAGCCCGTGCCCTGGGAGACGCCCGGTCCGCTCGTGGGCCCCCTCGGCGTCCCGCTCGTCGACCTGCTGGACCGTCTGCTGTCCACGGGGGTCGTGGTGAGCGGCGACCTGGTCATCGCCATCGCGGATGTGCCCCTGGTGCGGCTTTCGCTGCACGCGCTGCTGTCGTCGGTCAGCGAGCGGATGCCCGCCCCGTGGGCGGACGGGGGCCCGCTGTGA
- a CDS encoding gas vesicle protein K, translating into MSGRTGLAPGRTDRAPGRFDIDRDQVGRDLVSLVLTVVELLRQLMERQAIRRVEQGDLSDAQVERIGETLMHLEARMTELCDQHGLRLEDLNLDLGPLGSLLPRD; encoded by the coding sequence GTGAGCGGGCGGACGGGCCTCGCCCCCGGCAGAACGGACCGCGCTCCCGGCCGATTCGACATCGACCGGGACCAAGTCGGCCGCGATCTGGTCTCGTTGGTGCTCACCGTCGTCGAACTCCTACGGCAACTGATGGAACGTCAGGCGATTCGCCGGGTGGAACAGGGCGACCTCAGCGACGCGCAGGTGGAGCGGATCGGGGAGACGCTGATGCACCTCGAGGCACGGATGACCGAGCTGTGCGACCAGCACGGTCTGCGGCTGGAGGACCTCAACCTCGACCTCGGACCGCTCGGTTCGCTGCTGCCCCGCGACTGA